A window of Columba livia isolate bColLiv1 breed racing homer unplaced genomic scaffold, bColLiv1.pat.W.v2 Scaffold_140, whole genome shotgun sequence contains these coding sequences:
- the LOC135577788 gene encoding olfactory receptor 14C36-like, which translates to MSNSSSITQFLLLPFTDTRELQLLHFWLFLGIYLAALLGNGLIITTIAWDQHLHTPMYFFLLNLSVIDLGYISTTVPKSMDNSLWDTRAISYTGCAAQVFLFVFLASAEYWLLTIMSYDRYVAICKPLHYGTLLGSRACVHMAAAAWATGFLYSLLHTANTFSLPLCKGNALGQFFCEIPQILKLSCSDAYLREVWVLVISFSVAFGCFVFIFFSYVQIFRAVLRIPSEQGRHKAFSTCLPHLAVVSLFVSTIIFSHLKPPSISSPPLDLVVSVLYSVVPPAVNPLIYSMRNKEIKDSVWQLMNGCLIKQ; encoded by the coding sequence atgtccaacagcagctccatcacccagttcctcctcctgccgttcacagacacacgggagctgcagctcttgcacttctggctcttcctgggcatctacctggctgccctcctgggcaatggcctcatcatcaccaccatagcctgggaccagcacctccacacccccatgtacttcttcctgctcaacctctctGTCATTGACCTGGGCTACATCTCaaccactgtccccaagtccatggacaattccctctgggacaccagggccatctcctacacaggatgtgctgcccaagtctttctgtttgtctttttagcttcagcagagtattggctcctcaccatcatgtcctatgaccgctacgttgccatctgcaaacccctgcactacgggaccctcctgggcagcagagcttgtgtccacatggcagcagctgcctgggccactgggtttctctattctctgctgcacacggccaatacattttcactgcccctgtgcaagggcaatgccctgggccagttcttctgtgaaatcccccagatcctcaagctctcctgctcagacgCCTACCTCAGGGAAGTCTGGGTTCTTGTGATTTCTTTCTCGGTggcatttggctgttttgttttcatttttttctcctatgtgcagatcttcagggccgtgctgaggatcccctctgagcagggtcggcacaaagccttttccacctgcctccctcacctggccgtggtctccctgtttgtcagcactatCATATTTtcccacctgaagcccccctccatctcctccccacccctggacctggtggtgtcagttctttactcagtggtgcctccagcagtgaaccccctcatctacagcatgaggaacaaggagATCAAGGACTCAGTGTGGCAGCTAATGAATGGCTGTCTTATTAAGCAATAA
- the LOC135577789 gene encoding olfactory receptor 14A16-like produces MCFFLLNVSVIDLGYISTTVPKAMGNSLWETRALSYEGCATQIFLFISLLAAEFEFLTVMAYDRYVAICKPLHYGTLLGSRACVHMAAAAWGSCFFYALLNTANTFSIPLCQSNSLGQFFCEIPQILELSCTHSYLRELGIIVVGVLVAFCCFVFIVVSYVQILRAVLRIPSEQGRHKAFSTCLPHLAVVSLFISIGALAYLKPSSISSPSLDLAV; encoded by the coding sequence atgtgcttcttcctgctcaacgtCTCTGTCATTGACCTGGGCtacatctccaccactgtccctaAAGCCATGGGCAACTCCCTCTGGGAGACCAGGGCCCTCTCATATGAAGGATGTGCTACACAGATCTTTCTGTTTATCTCTCTTCTTGCAGCAGAGTTTGAATTTCTCACAGTCATggcctatgaccgctacgttgccatctgcaaacccctgcactatgggaccctcctgggcagcagagcttgtgtccacatggcagcagctgcctggggcagCTGTTTTTTCTATGCTCTTCTGAACacagccaatacattttcaataCCACTTTGCCAAAGTAAttccctgggccagttcttttgtgaaatcccccagatcctcgaGCTCTCCTGCACACATTCCTATCTCAGGGAATTGGGGATTATTGTGGTTGGTGTATTAGTAGcgttttgctgttttgtgttcatcgtggtgtcctatgtgcagatcttgagggccgtgctgaggatcccctctgagcagggacggcacaaagccttttccacctgcctccctcacctggccgtggtctctcTCTTTATCAGCATTGGTGCATTAGCTTACCTGAAACCTTCTTCCAtctcatccccatccctggacctggcaGTATAA